Within the Candidatus Cloacimonadota bacterium genome, the region AAGCTGCCCATGCTGCGCAGGACCATCGCTGTGCCTTTGGGCGCGGAAGTCCGCCTAACCCTCAATTCACAATCCGCTCGGGAATTTGACAACAACGCCAACAAACTGCAAAACCGCGTCATCCCGGCCCAGGAGCCCATCTCCAAATCCGCCGATCCTGCCACCATTCCTTTTGTGGTGAACGAAATGCTTTACAGCCGCGATGAGTTCAACAGCCGCGACTGGGTGCAGGTTTCGGAACTTGGCATGATGCGCGGTGTGCGGGTTTTCGCCCTCGATTTTTATCCGGTGCGCTACAACCCCGTCACCAACAGTATCCGGGTGATGGAAAACCTGGATGTCCGGGTGGATTTTGTCAACCCGGACATCATCGCCACCGCCGACATGCTGGCCAGGACTGCTTCCTGGGAGTTTGAACAGCTTTACAGCAACACTATCTTCAACTGGAACGCGGACAATCGCACCGCTCTGGTGCGCCATCCCACCAAAATGGTCATCCTCTGCCCGGTTGGCTACACCAGCAACATCCAGAGTTACGTGGACTGGAAGACCCAGCAGGGCTTTGTGGTGAACGTGGCGACCGTCGGCAGCGGCGGCACCGTGGCAAACACCACCACCGCCATCAAGAACTATATGCAGTCTTTGTGGGATGCTGCCACTGCCGATGATCCGGCCCCTACCTACCTGCTGATCATAGGCGATGAATCCGGCACCATCACAGTCGCCACCAATACCGGCGCGACTGGCTCACACGTGACCGACCTCACCTACGTGCGCCTTAATGGCACTGACTACATGCCGGAAATGTACCACGGCCGCTTCTCAGTTTCCAGCACCACCGAACTGACCAACGTCATTAACAAGACCATAACCTTTGAAAAGACCCAGATGCCGGACATCAGTTATTTGGGTAAGACGGTGCTCATCGCCGGAGTGGATTCCAGCTGGTCTCCCACTCATGCCAACGGCGCCATCAATTATGCAACCACTGAGTATTTCAATGCCGCCCACGGTATCACTTCCGACACCTATCTCTATCCCGCCTCCGGCAGCAGTGACGAGCAAATTATCGCCAACGCCAATGAAGGCCGGGGTTACATTGTCTATACCGCTCACGGGAGCCAGACCTCCTGGCACGACCCCAGCTTTACCGTCTCCGACGTCAATGCCATGACTAACTCCGGAAAATACGGAGTTATGGTGGGCAACTGCTGCATCACCAACGAGTTTGACTACTCCAGCCCCTGCTTCGGCGAAGCCGTAATCCGCAAAGCTGACGGCGGCGGAGTGGCCTACATTGGCGGCACC harbors:
- a CDS encoding gingipain R; this translates as MHNKFKGKVLLLLALTLTFALALSAQTRQVELSPTTNQALLRNNSDLGFDVNYSVGELKIIEVQTKEGTFDELSIEGWGFSNEVGEPKLPMLRRTIAVPLGAEVRLTLNSQSAREFDNNANKLQNRVIPAQEPISKSADPATIPFVVNEMLYSRDEFNSRDWVQVSELGMMRGVRVFALDFYPVRYNPVTNSIRVMENLDVRVDFVNPDIIATADMLARTASWEFEQLYSNTIFNWNADNRTALVRHPTKMVILCPVGYTSNIQSYVDWKTQQGFVVNVATVGSGGTVANTTTAIKNYMQSLWDAATADDPAPTYLLIIGDESGTITVATNTGATGSHVTDLTYVRLNGTDYMPEMYHGRFSVSSTTELTNVINKTITFEKTQMPDISYLGKTVLIAGVDSSWSPTHANGAINYATTEYFNAAHGITSDTYLYPASGSSDEQIIANANEGRGYIVYTAHGSQTSWHDPSFTVSDVNAMTNSGKYGVMVGNCCITNEFDYSSPCFGEAVIRKADGGGVAYIGGTNSTYWNEDYYWAVGYKTNIDGSAPPYDATKLGAYDAMFHTHGETYDKWATTVGESIYSGNLAVSQSGSSRTNYYWEVYHIMGDPSVMPYLGVPTANPATSPTQIMVGNNSYA